One segment of Dermochelys coriacea isolate rDerCor1 chromosome 27, rDerCor1.pri.v4, whole genome shotgun sequence DNA contains the following:
- the MED1 gene encoding mediator of RNA polymerase II transcription subunit 1 isoform X1: protein MKAAQGGAEETEKLNKMSSLLERLHAKFNQNRPWTETVKLVRQVMEKRVAMNSGGHQHLVSCLETLQKALKVSSLPAMTDRLESIARQNGLGSHLSANGTECYITSDMFYVEVQLDPTGLLCDVKVAHHGENPVSCPELVQQLREKNFDEFSKHLKGLVNLYKLPGDNKLKTKMYLALQSLELDLSKMAVMYWQATNASPLDKILHGSVGYLTPRSGGHLMNLKYYVSPYDLFEEGTGAPIILHENNVPRSLGMNASITIEGTLAMYKLPIAPLIMGSHPVDNKGTPSFSSVTSANSVDLPACFFLKFPRPIPVSRAFIQKLQNCTGIPLFDTPPTFVPLYELITQFELSKETDSVPLNHNMRFYAALPGQQHCYFLNKDAPLPDGRSLQGTLISKITFQHPGRVPLILNLIRHQVAYNTLIGSCVKRTVLKEDSPGILQFEVCPLSDSCFSVSFQHPVNDSLVCVVMDVQDSTHVNCKLYKGLSDALICTDDFIAKVVQRCMSIPVTMRAIRRKAETIQADTPALSLIAETVEDMVKKNLPPASSPGYGMTTGSNPMSGTTTPTNTFPGGPITTLFNMSMSMKERHDSVGHGEDFSKVSQNPILTSLLQITGNVGSTIGSSPTPPHHTPPPVSSPASNTKNHPMLMNLLKDNPPQDFSTLYGSSPLERQNSSSGSPRMEMGPGGNKQKKKKSRTPADKPKHQTEDDFQRELFSMDVDSQNPIFDVNMTADTLDTPHITPAPSQCSTPPSTYPQPIPHSQPSIQRMVRLSSSDSIGADVTDILSDIAEEAAKLPSTNEDCPPIGTPVRDSSSSGHSQSALFDPDVFQTNSSETPYTDPADLIADATVSPNSDSSNHFFPEGVDFNPDLLNSQSQSGFGEEYFDESSQSGDADDFKGFASQALSSLGVQVLGGDGGENKFKGSNQADMVDFSIIAAASKTLGSSDIMEHHSGSQSPLLSTGDLGKEKSQKRVKEGNGSGSSLSGPGLDGKPGKRSRTPSSDGKSKEKLPKRKKADIEGKSPSHSSSNRPFTPPASSGGSKSPGSSGRSQTPPGVATPPIPKITIQIPKGTVTVGKPSHGQYTSSGSVSSSKSHHSHSSSSSSSSSASGKIKSSKSEGPSGSKMSSSLYLSQGGSGSGQSKSSAQSVGKPGSSPITKHGLSSSSGGTKMKPQGKPSSLMNPSMSKPNISPSHSRPSGGSDKLASPMKPVPGTPPSSKAKSPITSGSGSSHMSGTGSGSNMKSSSGMGSSGSMSQKPPPSSNSSTASSSSFSSSGSSMSSSQNQHGSSKGKSPSRNKKPSLIAVIDKLKHGVVTSGPGGEDPMDGQMGPSSNSSSHSLSSKHNMSGGEFQGKREKSDKDKSKVSVSGGSVDSSKKTSDSKNIGSTGVAKIIISKHDGGSPSIKAKVTLQKPGEGGGDSLRPQMASSKSYGSPLISGSTPKHERCSPSHSKSPAYTPQNIDSESESGSSIAEKSYQNSPSSDDGIRPLPEYSSEKHKKHKKEKKKVKDKDRDRDRDRDKDRDKKKSHSIKPESWSKSPISSDQTLSMTSSAILSADRPSRPSPDFLIGEEDDDLMDVALIGN, encoded by the exons ATGAAGGCGGCACAGGGGGGCGCCGAGG AAACGGAGAAGCTGAATAAGATGAGTTCTCTCTTGGAAAGACTTCATGCAAAGTTTAACCAAAACAGACCTTGGACTGAAACAGTGAAGCTTGTCCGTCAAGTCATG GAAAAACGGGTTGCGATGAACTCTGGGGGCCATCAACATCTGGTGAGCTGTTTGGAGACTTTGCAGAAAGCATTAAAAG TATCATCTCTGCCTGCCATGACCGATCGCTTGGAGTCTATAGCTAGACAAAATGG CCTTGGATCTCACCTTAGTGCAAATGGCACTGAATGTTACATCACTTCAGACATGTTCTATGTGGAAGTCCAGTTAGATCCTACAGGGCTGCTGTGTGATGTGAAGGTGGCGCACCATGGAGAAAATCCTGTG AGCTGTCCAGAACTGGTGCAACAGCTGAG AGAGAAAAACTTTGATGAATTCTCTAAGCATCTAAAGGGGCTTGTGAACCTTTATAAACTTCCTGGAGACAA CAAACTTAAAACTAAAATGTACTTGGCTCTTCAATCTTTGGAGCTGGATCTCTCAAAGATGGCAGTGATGTACTG GCAAGCCACCAATGCAAGTCCCCTCGACAAGATTCTTCATGGCAGTGTTGGGTATCTCACCCCAAGAAGTGGAG GTCATCTGATGAATCTCAAGTATTATGTTTCACCCTATGATTTATTTGAAGAAGGCACTGGAGCCCCCATTATTTTGCATGAGAACAACG TCCCTCGGTCTTTGGGCATGAACGCGTCGATAACAATCGAAGGAACCTTGGCTATGTACAAACTCCCAATTGCACCATTAATTATGGGATCTCATCCTGTTGACAACAAAGG GACTCCATCCTTCTCATCAGTCACCAGTGCCAACAGTGTTGACTTGCCAGCTTGCTTCTTCTTGAAGTTCCCACGACCTATTCCAGTATCCCGGGCTTTCAttcagaaactgcagaactgcacAG GAATCCCATTGTTTGACACCCCGCCAACGTTTGTCCCCCTGTATGAGCTGATCACACAGTTTGAGTTATCCAAGGAGACCGATTCTGTACCTTTAAACCACAACATGCGCTTCTATGCA GCTCTTCCAGGACAGCAGCACTGCTATTTCCTGAACAAGGATGCTCCTCTTCCAGATGGAAGAAGCCTGCAAGGAACTCTCATTAGTAAAATCACCTTCCAGCACCCTGGCCGGGTTCCTCTCATCCTCAACTTGATCAGGCATCAAGTGGCCTACAACACACTGATTGGCAGTTGTGTCAAGCGAACTGTTTTAAAAGAAG ATTCTCCTGGAATCCTGCAATTTGAAGTTTGTCCCCTCTCAGATTCCTGCTTCAGTGTATCCTTTCAGCATCCTGTGAATGACTCCCTGGTGTGTG TGGTCATGGATGTGCAGGACTCTACACATGTGAACTGTAAACTATATAAAGGGCTCTCTGATGCTCTCATCTGCACAGATGACTTCATTGCCAAAGTTGTTCAGAG ATGTATGTCCATTCCTGTGACGATGAGAGCCATTCGTAGAAAGGCAGAAACCATTCAGGCAGATACACCAGCCCTGTCCCTTATTGCAGAGACAGTAGAAGACATGGTGAAGAAAAACCTGCCCCCCGCCAGCAGCCCAGGGTACGGCATGACCACAGGCAGCAACCCAATGAGTGGTACCACTACACCAACAAACACTTTTCCGGGGGGGCCCATCACTACCCTGTTTAACATGAGCATGAGCATGAAAGAGAGGCATgactcggtgggccatggggagGACTTCAGCAAAGTGTCTCAGAACCCTATTCTCACTAGTTTGTTGCAGATCACAGGGAATGTGGGGTCTACCATAGGCTCAAGTCCAACCCCTCCCCATCACACGCCACCACCAGTATCCTCACCAGCAAGCAACACCAAGAACCACCCGATGCTCATGAACCTCCTTAAAGACAATCCTCCTCAGGACTTCTCCACTCTGTATGGGAGCAGCCCTCTTGAAAGGCAGAACTCTTCTTCTGGCTCCCCCAGAATGGAAATGGGCCCCGGGGGgaacaagcaaaagaaaaaaaaatctcgcACACCAGCAGACAAGCCCAAGCATCAAACTGAGGATGATTTTCAGAGAGAGCTGTTTTCAATGGACGTTGATTCTCAGAACCCAATTTTTGATGTCAACATGACCGCCGATACTCTGGATACCCCTCATATTACTCCAGCGCCCAGTCAGTGCAGCACTCCTCCTAGTACGTACCCCCAGCCTATACCTCACTCTCAGCCCAGTATTCAGAGGATGGTTCGACTTTCCAGTTCAGACAGCATTGGAGCTGATGTTACTGATATTCTTTCTGATATagcagaggaggctgccaagcTCCCCAGCACTAACGAGGACTGTCCACCCATCGGAACGCCTGTAAGGGACTCTTCTAGTTCAGGACATTCACAAAGTGCCCTATTTGACCCAGATGTCTTTCAGACAAATAGCAGTGAGACCCCATACACTGATCCAGCCGACCTTATAGCAGATGCGACTGTGAGCCCAAACAGTGACTCttcaaaccattttttccccgaAGGAGTAGATTTCAACCCTGACTTACTGAACAGTCAGAGTCAGAGTGGCTTTGGGGAGGAGTACTTCGATGAGAGCAGTCAGAGTGGAGATGCTGACGATTTCAAGGGCTTTGCATCACAGGCCCTAAGTAGTTTGGGAGTGCAAGTGTTGGGGGGTGACGGgggagaaaataaatttaaaggaaGCAATCAGGCAGACATGGTTGACTTTAGTATTATTGCAGCTGCGAGCAAAACCCTGGGGTCCTCTGACATTATGGAGCATCACAGTGGAAGCCAGAGCCCTTTACTAAGTACAggggatttgggaaaggaaaAGTCTCAGAAACGGGTAAAAGAAGGCAATGGCTCTGGGAGTAGTTTATCGGGTCCTGGGCTAGATGGTAAGCCAGGAAAACGCAGCCGGACCCCATCCAGCGATGGTAAAAGTAAAGAAAAGCTTCCAAAGCGGAAGAAAGCAGACATAGAAGGGAAATCTCCCTCTCATAGTTCATCGAACAGACCTTTCACCCCACCAGCAAGCTCCGGCGGGTCAAAATCTCCTGGAAGTTCAGGCAGATCTCAGACTCCTCCTGGTGTAGCCACTCCTCCTATTCCAAAAATCACAATTCAGATCCCCAAAGGGACTGTGACTGTTGGCAAACCATCACACGGCCAGTATACAAGCAGTGGCTCTGTCTCGAGCAGCAAAAGCCATCACagccattcctcctcctcttcctcctcctcttctgcctCCGGCAAAATAAAAAGCAGTAAATCAGAAGGGCCTTCTGGCTCAAAGATGAGCAGCAGCCTCTACCTGAGCCAAGGTGGCTCCGGTTCAGGTCAGTCAAAAAGCTCAGCTCAGTCTGTGGGAAAGCCTGGATCCTCCCCTATCACCAAACATGGCCTTAGCAGCAGTTCCGGAGGTACCAAGATGAAGCCTCAAGGGAAGCCTTCATCACTTATGAACCCTTCCATGAGTAAACCAAACATTTCTCCTTCACATTCTAGACCATCAGGGGGTTCTGACAAGCTTGCCTCTCCAATGAAACCTGTTCCAGGTACTCCCCCATCATCTAAAGCAAAATCGCCTATCACTTCAGGTTCTGGCAGCTCACATATGTCTGGAACTGGATCAGGGTCAAATATGAAGTCCTCTTCAGGAATGGGATCCTCTGGGTCCATGTCCCAGAAACCACCTCCTTCATCAAACTCTTCTACAGCATCTTCATCTTCCTTTTCATCTAGTGGTTCTTCCATGTCTTCATCTCAGAACCAGCATGGAAGCTCCAAGGGCAAATCTCCAAGCAGAAACAAGAAGCCATCCTTGATTGCAGTCATAGACAAACTTAAACATGGGGTTGTTACTAGTGGGCCTGGAGGTGAAGACCcaatggatggacagatgggtcCAAGTTCCAATTCCTCAAGCCATTCTTTGTCCTCCAAACACAACATGTCTGGAGGCGAATTTCAGGGGAAGCGGGAGAAAAGTGACAAAGACAAATCCAAAGTCTCTGTTTCTGGAGGATCTGTTGACTCTTCCAAGAAGACTTCGGATTCCAAAAACATTGGTAGTACTGGAGTGGCAAAGATTATCATCAGCAAACACGATGGTGGTTCCCCTAGCATAAAAGCTAAAGTAACCTTGCAGAAacctggggaaggaggtggggataGCTTAAGGCCTCAGATGGCTTCTTCCAAAAGCTATGGATCCCCTCTGATCAGTGGGTCTACTCCAAAGCATGAGCGTTGCTCACCCAGCCACAGTAAGTCACCAGCATACACTCCTCAAAACATAGACAGTGAGAGCGAGTCTGGCTCCTCTATAGCAGAGAAATCCTATCAGAACAGTCCCAGCTCTGATGATGGCATTAGGCCACTACCTGAATATAGTTCAGAAAAACATAAGAAGcacaaaaaagagaagaaaaaagtgaAAGACAAAGACCGTGACAGAGATAGGGATCGTGACAAAGACAGAGACAAGAAGAAGTCACACAGCATTAAACCAGAAAGTTGGTCTAAATCACCTATTTCTTCTGACCAGACTCTGTCCATGACAAGTAGTGCTATCCTATCAGCTGACAGGCCATCTCGGCCAAGCCCTGATTTTTTGATTGGGGAGGAAGACGATGACCTCATGGATGTTGCTCTGATtggcaattaa
- the MED1 gene encoding mediator of RNA polymerase II transcription subunit 1 isoform X2 encodes MSSLLERLHAKFNQNRPWTETVKLVRQVMEKRVAMNSGGHQHLVSCLETLQKALKVSSLPAMTDRLESIARQNGLGSHLSANGTECYITSDMFYVEVQLDPTGLLCDVKVAHHGENPVSCPELVQQLREKNFDEFSKHLKGLVNLYKLPGDNKLKTKMYLALQSLELDLSKMAVMYWQATNASPLDKILHGSVGYLTPRSGGHLMNLKYYVSPYDLFEEGTGAPIILHENNVPRSLGMNASITIEGTLAMYKLPIAPLIMGSHPVDNKGTPSFSSVTSANSVDLPACFFLKFPRPIPVSRAFIQKLQNCTGIPLFDTPPTFVPLYELITQFELSKETDSVPLNHNMRFYAALPGQQHCYFLNKDAPLPDGRSLQGTLISKITFQHPGRVPLILNLIRHQVAYNTLIGSCVKRTVLKEDSPGILQFEVCPLSDSCFSVSFQHPVNDSLVCVVMDVQDSTHVNCKLYKGLSDALICTDDFIAKVVQRCMSIPVTMRAIRRKAETIQADTPALSLIAETVEDMVKKNLPPASSPGYGMTTGSNPMSGTTTPTNTFPGGPITTLFNMSMSMKERHDSVGHGEDFSKVSQNPILTSLLQITGNVGSTIGSSPTPPHHTPPPVSSPASNTKNHPMLMNLLKDNPPQDFSTLYGSSPLERQNSSSGSPRMEMGPGGNKQKKKKSRTPADKPKHQTEDDFQRELFSMDVDSQNPIFDVNMTADTLDTPHITPAPSQCSTPPSTYPQPIPHSQPSIQRMVRLSSSDSIGADVTDILSDIAEEAAKLPSTNEDCPPIGTPVRDSSSSGHSQSALFDPDVFQTNSSETPYTDPADLIADATVSPNSDSSNHFFPEGVDFNPDLLNSQSQSGFGEEYFDESSQSGDADDFKGFASQALSSLGVQVLGGDGGENKFKGSNQADMVDFSIIAAASKTLGSSDIMEHHSGSQSPLLSTGDLGKEKSQKRVKEGNGSGSSLSGPGLDGKPGKRSRTPSSDGKSKEKLPKRKKADIEGKSPSHSSSNRPFTPPASSGGSKSPGSSGRSQTPPGVATPPIPKITIQIPKGTVTVGKPSHGQYTSSGSVSSSKSHHSHSSSSSSSSSASGKIKSSKSEGPSGSKMSSSLYLSQGGSGSGQSKSSAQSVGKPGSSPITKHGLSSSSGGTKMKPQGKPSSLMNPSMSKPNISPSHSRPSGGSDKLASPMKPVPGTPPSSKAKSPITSGSGSSHMSGTGSGSNMKSSSGMGSSGSMSQKPPPSSNSSTASSSSFSSSGSSMSSSQNQHGSSKGKSPSRNKKPSLIAVIDKLKHGVVTSGPGGEDPMDGQMGPSSNSSSHSLSSKHNMSGGEFQGKREKSDKDKSKVSVSGGSVDSSKKTSDSKNIGSTGVAKIIISKHDGGSPSIKAKVTLQKPGEGGGDSLRPQMASSKSYGSPLISGSTPKHERCSPSHSKSPAYTPQNIDSESESGSSIAEKSYQNSPSSDDGIRPLPEYSSEKHKKHKKEKKKVKDKDRDRDRDRDKDRDKKKSHSIKPESWSKSPISSDQTLSMTSSAILSADRPSRPSPDFLIGEEDDDLMDVALIGN; translated from the exons ATGAGTTCTCTCTTGGAAAGACTTCATGCAAAGTTTAACCAAAACAGACCTTGGACTGAAACAGTGAAGCTTGTCCGTCAAGTCATG GAAAAACGGGTTGCGATGAACTCTGGGGGCCATCAACATCTGGTGAGCTGTTTGGAGACTTTGCAGAAAGCATTAAAAG TATCATCTCTGCCTGCCATGACCGATCGCTTGGAGTCTATAGCTAGACAAAATGG CCTTGGATCTCACCTTAGTGCAAATGGCACTGAATGTTACATCACTTCAGACATGTTCTATGTGGAAGTCCAGTTAGATCCTACAGGGCTGCTGTGTGATGTGAAGGTGGCGCACCATGGAGAAAATCCTGTG AGCTGTCCAGAACTGGTGCAACAGCTGAG AGAGAAAAACTTTGATGAATTCTCTAAGCATCTAAAGGGGCTTGTGAACCTTTATAAACTTCCTGGAGACAA CAAACTTAAAACTAAAATGTACTTGGCTCTTCAATCTTTGGAGCTGGATCTCTCAAAGATGGCAGTGATGTACTG GCAAGCCACCAATGCAAGTCCCCTCGACAAGATTCTTCATGGCAGTGTTGGGTATCTCACCCCAAGAAGTGGAG GTCATCTGATGAATCTCAAGTATTATGTTTCACCCTATGATTTATTTGAAGAAGGCACTGGAGCCCCCATTATTTTGCATGAGAACAACG TCCCTCGGTCTTTGGGCATGAACGCGTCGATAACAATCGAAGGAACCTTGGCTATGTACAAACTCCCAATTGCACCATTAATTATGGGATCTCATCCTGTTGACAACAAAGG GACTCCATCCTTCTCATCAGTCACCAGTGCCAACAGTGTTGACTTGCCAGCTTGCTTCTTCTTGAAGTTCCCACGACCTATTCCAGTATCCCGGGCTTTCAttcagaaactgcagaactgcacAG GAATCCCATTGTTTGACACCCCGCCAACGTTTGTCCCCCTGTATGAGCTGATCACACAGTTTGAGTTATCCAAGGAGACCGATTCTGTACCTTTAAACCACAACATGCGCTTCTATGCA GCTCTTCCAGGACAGCAGCACTGCTATTTCCTGAACAAGGATGCTCCTCTTCCAGATGGAAGAAGCCTGCAAGGAACTCTCATTAGTAAAATCACCTTCCAGCACCCTGGCCGGGTTCCTCTCATCCTCAACTTGATCAGGCATCAAGTGGCCTACAACACACTGATTGGCAGTTGTGTCAAGCGAACTGTTTTAAAAGAAG ATTCTCCTGGAATCCTGCAATTTGAAGTTTGTCCCCTCTCAGATTCCTGCTTCAGTGTATCCTTTCAGCATCCTGTGAATGACTCCCTGGTGTGTG TGGTCATGGATGTGCAGGACTCTACACATGTGAACTGTAAACTATATAAAGGGCTCTCTGATGCTCTCATCTGCACAGATGACTTCATTGCCAAAGTTGTTCAGAG ATGTATGTCCATTCCTGTGACGATGAGAGCCATTCGTAGAAAGGCAGAAACCATTCAGGCAGATACACCAGCCCTGTCCCTTATTGCAGAGACAGTAGAAGACATGGTGAAGAAAAACCTGCCCCCCGCCAGCAGCCCAGGGTACGGCATGACCACAGGCAGCAACCCAATGAGTGGTACCACTACACCAACAAACACTTTTCCGGGGGGGCCCATCACTACCCTGTTTAACATGAGCATGAGCATGAAAGAGAGGCATgactcggtgggccatggggagGACTTCAGCAAAGTGTCTCAGAACCCTATTCTCACTAGTTTGTTGCAGATCACAGGGAATGTGGGGTCTACCATAGGCTCAAGTCCAACCCCTCCCCATCACACGCCACCACCAGTATCCTCACCAGCAAGCAACACCAAGAACCACCCGATGCTCATGAACCTCCTTAAAGACAATCCTCCTCAGGACTTCTCCACTCTGTATGGGAGCAGCCCTCTTGAAAGGCAGAACTCTTCTTCTGGCTCCCCCAGAATGGAAATGGGCCCCGGGGGgaacaagcaaaagaaaaaaaaatctcgcACACCAGCAGACAAGCCCAAGCATCAAACTGAGGATGATTTTCAGAGAGAGCTGTTTTCAATGGACGTTGATTCTCAGAACCCAATTTTTGATGTCAACATGACCGCCGATACTCTGGATACCCCTCATATTACTCCAGCGCCCAGTCAGTGCAGCACTCCTCCTAGTACGTACCCCCAGCCTATACCTCACTCTCAGCCCAGTATTCAGAGGATGGTTCGACTTTCCAGTTCAGACAGCATTGGAGCTGATGTTACTGATATTCTTTCTGATATagcagaggaggctgccaagcTCCCCAGCACTAACGAGGACTGTCCACCCATCGGAACGCCTGTAAGGGACTCTTCTAGTTCAGGACATTCACAAAGTGCCCTATTTGACCCAGATGTCTTTCAGACAAATAGCAGTGAGACCCCATACACTGATCCAGCCGACCTTATAGCAGATGCGACTGTGAGCCCAAACAGTGACTCttcaaaccattttttccccgaAGGAGTAGATTTCAACCCTGACTTACTGAACAGTCAGAGTCAGAGTGGCTTTGGGGAGGAGTACTTCGATGAGAGCAGTCAGAGTGGAGATGCTGACGATTTCAAGGGCTTTGCATCACAGGCCCTAAGTAGTTTGGGAGTGCAAGTGTTGGGGGGTGACGGgggagaaaataaatttaaaggaaGCAATCAGGCAGACATGGTTGACTTTAGTATTATTGCAGCTGCGAGCAAAACCCTGGGGTCCTCTGACATTATGGAGCATCACAGTGGAAGCCAGAGCCCTTTACTAAGTACAggggatttgggaaaggaaaAGTCTCAGAAACGGGTAAAAGAAGGCAATGGCTCTGGGAGTAGTTTATCGGGTCCTGGGCTAGATGGTAAGCCAGGAAAACGCAGCCGGACCCCATCCAGCGATGGTAAAAGTAAAGAAAAGCTTCCAAAGCGGAAGAAAGCAGACATAGAAGGGAAATCTCCCTCTCATAGTTCATCGAACAGACCTTTCACCCCACCAGCAAGCTCCGGCGGGTCAAAATCTCCTGGAAGTTCAGGCAGATCTCAGACTCCTCCTGGTGTAGCCACTCCTCCTATTCCAAAAATCACAATTCAGATCCCCAAAGGGACTGTGACTGTTGGCAAACCATCACACGGCCAGTATACAAGCAGTGGCTCTGTCTCGAGCAGCAAAAGCCATCACagccattcctcctcctcttcctcctcctcttctgcctCCGGCAAAATAAAAAGCAGTAAATCAGAAGGGCCTTCTGGCTCAAAGATGAGCAGCAGCCTCTACCTGAGCCAAGGTGGCTCCGGTTCAGGTCAGTCAAAAAGCTCAGCTCAGTCTGTGGGAAAGCCTGGATCCTCCCCTATCACCAAACATGGCCTTAGCAGCAGTTCCGGAGGTACCAAGATGAAGCCTCAAGGGAAGCCTTCATCACTTATGAACCCTTCCATGAGTAAACCAAACATTTCTCCTTCACATTCTAGACCATCAGGGGGTTCTGACAAGCTTGCCTCTCCAATGAAACCTGTTCCAGGTACTCCCCCATCATCTAAAGCAAAATCGCCTATCACTTCAGGTTCTGGCAGCTCACATATGTCTGGAACTGGATCAGGGTCAAATATGAAGTCCTCTTCAGGAATGGGATCCTCTGGGTCCATGTCCCAGAAACCACCTCCTTCATCAAACTCTTCTACAGCATCTTCATCTTCCTTTTCATCTAGTGGTTCTTCCATGTCTTCATCTCAGAACCAGCATGGAAGCTCCAAGGGCAAATCTCCAAGCAGAAACAAGAAGCCATCCTTGATTGCAGTCATAGACAAACTTAAACATGGGGTTGTTACTAGTGGGCCTGGAGGTGAAGACCcaatggatggacagatgggtcCAAGTTCCAATTCCTCAAGCCATTCTTTGTCCTCCAAACACAACATGTCTGGAGGCGAATTTCAGGGGAAGCGGGAGAAAAGTGACAAAGACAAATCCAAAGTCTCTGTTTCTGGAGGATCTGTTGACTCTTCCAAGAAGACTTCGGATTCCAAAAACATTGGTAGTACTGGAGTGGCAAAGATTATCATCAGCAAACACGATGGTGGTTCCCCTAGCATAAAAGCTAAAGTAACCTTGCAGAAacctggggaaggaggtggggataGCTTAAGGCCTCAGATGGCTTCTTCCAAAAGCTATGGATCCCCTCTGATCAGTGGGTCTACTCCAAAGCATGAGCGTTGCTCACCCAGCCACAGTAAGTCACCAGCATACACTCCTCAAAACATAGACAGTGAGAGCGAGTCTGGCTCCTCTATAGCAGAGAAATCCTATCAGAACAGTCCCAGCTCTGATGATGGCATTAGGCCACTACCTGAATATAGTTCAGAAAAACATAAGAAGcacaaaaaagagaagaaaaaagtgaAAGACAAAGACCGTGACAGAGATAGGGATCGTGACAAAGACAGAGACAAGAAGAAGTCACACAGCATTAAACCAGAAAGTTGGTCTAAATCACCTATTTCTTCTGACCAGACTCTGTCCATGACAAGTAGTGCTATCCTATCAGCTGACAGGCCATCTCGGCCAAGCCCTGATTTTTTGATTGGGGAGGAAGACGATGACCTCATGGATGTTGCTCTGATtggcaattaa